One genomic segment of Fervidobacterium pennivorans includes these proteins:
- a CDS encoding transposase — MCESKFSLLKDFFRLKRGLKNKKNLARHIRGFCVVKNLWKTHNGNINLILSHLHSFITIS; from the coding sequence ATGTGTGAATCCAAGTTTTCATTGCTGAAAGACTTTTTCCGACTCAAGCGAGGACTGAAGAATAAGAAGAATTTAGCGAGACATATTCGAGGTTTTTGTGTAGTGAAGAATCTTTGGAAAACGCACAATGGTAATATCAATCTCATTCTTTCACACTTACACTCTTTCATCACTATAAGTTAA
- a CDS encoding sodium ion-translocating decarboxylase subunit beta: protein MQELLNGIFALSIGNVVMIGVGAFLIYIAISKEYEPALLIPIGFSTILVNIPFSSAIDQWMGGVLHRGVLSIFFDIGIITEIFPLLIFIAVGAMIDFGPLLEHPIMFLFGAAAQFGIFATMVVATLLGFDIKQAASIGIIGSADGPTSIYVAGRFAKDLLGPISVAAYSYMSLVPIIQPPVIKALTTREERRIKMAPKSLKVNKTARIIFPILVTIIASLIAPSAAALIGFLMFGNLLRECGVLNSISKTAQTELANIVTILLGLSIGSTMTADKFLQPRTLYILLLGVVAFVFDTAGGVLFAKFLNLFLRNKINPMLGAAGISAFPMSARVIHQLGRKEDPTNYLLMYAVGANVAGQIGSVLAGGILIALVGNL from the coding sequence TTGCAAGAGCTTTTAAATGGGATATTTGCACTGAGTATAGGTAATGTTGTCATGATAGGAGTAGGGGCTTTTCTAATATATATTGCTATCTCCAAAGAGTATGAACCAGCACTACTGATTCCCATAGGTTTTTCTACAATATTGGTAAATATTCCTTTCTCTTCCGCTATTGACCAATGGATGGGCGGAGTTTTACATCGTGGTGTTCTGAGCATATTCTTTGACATAGGTATTATAACAGAAATTTTTCCACTTTTGATATTTATTGCAGTAGGTGCAATGATTGATTTTGGACCTTTGCTTGAACATCCTATAATGTTCCTTTTTGGAGCGGCTGCTCAGTTTGGTATATTTGCAACGATGGTTGTTGCAACGCTTTTGGGTTTTGATATAAAGCAGGCAGCTTCCATAGGTATAATTGGTTCCGCGGACGGCCCAACTTCAATTTACGTCGCGGGAAGATTCGCAAAAGACTTGCTTGGTCCGATTTCGGTGGCAGCCTATTCTTACATGTCGCTTGTTCCAATAATACAGCCACCGGTTATAAAAGCACTCACTACCAGGGAAGAAAGAAGAATAAAAATGGCCCCGAAGAGTTTAAAAGTGAATAAAACCGCCAGGATTATTTTTCCTATTTTAGTTACCATTATTGCAAGCTTAATTGCTCCAAGTGCAGCTGCACTGATAGGTTTTTTAATGTTTGGAAATCTTTTAAGAGAGTGCGGAGTGTTAAACTCAATTTCAAAAACTGCTCAAACAGAACTTGCCAATATCGTTACTATTCTTTTAGGGTTGTCTATAGGTTCAACAATGACAGCTGATAAGTTCCTACAACCTAGAACACTTTACATACTGCTTTTGGGTGTTGTCGCTTTTGTTTTTGATACCGCTGGTGGTGTATTATTTGCAAAGTTCCTAAATCTCTTTCTTAGGAATAAAATCAACCCGATGCTCGGAGCGGCTGGAATTTCTGCGTTCCCGATGTCTGCACGAGTTATTCATCAGTTGGGTAGAAAAGAGGATCCGACAAATTACTTATTAATGTACGCTGTTGGAGCAAATGTTGCTGGTCAAATAGGTTCAGTGCTTGCTGGTGGAATACTCATAGCACTCGTAGGGAATTTGTAA
- a CDS encoding sensor domain-containing diguanylate cyclase, which produces MARKKVKENLQNEIKNMFFLFSENLLRITTNRETSLKKKDFEQLLKIVVDNLSFVHSGSVLWLDKDGTYFYLAVYNHDYGILKNIKFTPKEMVMRRFKHAYVIKRRSVDLIKELARKLNEDEELIQQKAQSIDNIKAFISIPIRSQRKVVGFFNLDTCEHENIFEEVEFQSVAEAMGNLLSTVVEKFELIEAIKAKNAEIDRVNLFDKLTYLPNLKNIAIYFDKYSEITKRIPVKLYIMLLDIKEFEKINKVYGYEFGDDLLVKLSKVITKSCRKSDVIGRTNSDEFVILTLSKENPLALMKRLEEKISNFSSKLGISLEVQISIAEYGTDGKDLNTLISKAQEKLYQNRVFAAY; this is translated from the coding sequence ATGGCTCGAAAAAAGGTGAAGGAAAATCTTCAGAATGAGATCAAAAATATGTTCTTTCTTTTTAGTGAAAATCTACTGCGTATAACCACGAACAGAGAGACTAGTCTCAAAAAAAAGGACTTCGAGCAATTGCTTAAGATAGTTGTTGATAATCTCAGCTTTGTTCATAGCGGAAGTGTTTTATGGCTAGATAAAGATGGGACATATTTCTATTTGGCGGTTTACAACCACGATTACGGCATTTTGAAGAACATTAAATTTACTCCGAAAGAGATGGTTATGAGAAGATTCAAGCACGCGTATGTAATTAAACGAAGAAGTGTTGATTTAATCAAAGAACTTGCAAGAAAACTGAACGAAGATGAGGAGCTTATTCAACAAAAAGCACAAAGTATTGATAACATAAAGGCTTTTATCTCTATCCCAATAAGATCACAAAGGAAGGTGGTAGGTTTCTTCAATTTGGATACTTGTGAACATGAAAATATATTCGAAGAAGTTGAGTTTCAAAGCGTAGCCGAGGCAATGGGAAACTTGCTTTCCACCGTTGTTGAAAAGTTTGAGCTAATAGAGGCTATAAAAGCAAAGAATGCAGAGATTGACAGGGTTAACCTTTTTGATAAGTTAACTTACCTACCTAATTTGAAGAATATAGCTATTTACTTCGATAAGTATTCTGAAATAACGAAACGAATTCCGGTTAAGTTGTATATAATGCTCCTGGATATAAAGGAATTTGAGAAGATAAACAAAGTCTATGGATATGAATTCGGTGATGATTTGTTAGTTAAACTATCGAAAGTTATTACAAAATCGTGCAGAAAAAGTGATGTAATTGGTAGAACCAACAGTGATGAATTTGTGATACTCACCCTTTCAAAAGAAAATCCTTTAGCGTTAATGAAAAGACTCGAAGAAAAGATTTCAAACTTCTCTTCAAAATTAGGAATTAGCTTAGAAGTTCAAATAAGCATAGCTGAATATGGAACAGATGGAAAAGACTTGAACACACTTATCTCAAAAGCTCAAGAAAAGCTTTACCAAAACCGTGTTTTTGCTGCATACTAG
- a CDS encoding class I SAM-dependent methyltransferase, producing the protein MGKRDDINKEQQNQQTARNSEHFEHYYVEEPQTPLKVREVQLKLKNGHIYSFKSPSGVYSFGDVDKATQILVNHHAPVSGKVLDIGCGYGVIGIVLKKENPSIEIFMSDINKRAVEFAKINAKDNNIDADIRQGNLYEPWEGMIFDHIIANPPIVAGKKVWMDLITGAYEHLKLGGTLQLVAYHNKGGERIRNFMKEVFGNAKDIWKEGGIRIYLSRKE; encoded by the coding sequence ATGGGTAAAAGGGATGACATAAACAAAGAACAGCAAAACCAACAAACCGCAAGAAATTCTGAGCATTTTGAACATTACTACGTTGAAGAACCACAAACTCCTTTAAAAGTTAGAGAAGTCCAGCTTAAGCTGAAAAACGGGCACATCTATTCGTTTAAAAGTCCTTCAGGAGTTTACTCTTTTGGAGATGTTGACAAAGCTACACAGATACTTGTCAATCATCATGCTCCAGTCAGTGGGAAGGTTTTAGACATAGGTTGTGGATATGGTGTAATAGGCATCGTTCTGAAAAAAGAAAATCCCAGCATCGAAATTTTCATGTCTGACATCAACAAAAGAGCTGTTGAATTCGCAAAAATAAACGCAAAAGACAACAATATCGATGCTGACATAAGACAAGGGAACCTATATGAACCTTGGGAAGGAATGATTTTTGACCATATTATCGCTAATCCGCCAATTGTTGCTGGTAAGAAAGTGTGGATGGATTTAATTACCGGAGCTTACGAACACCTAAAGCTTGGAGGAACACTCCAGTTAGTCGCGTATCACAATAAAGGTGGAGAGAGGATAAGGAACTTCATGAAAGAAGTTTTTGGCAACGCCAAGGATATCTGGAAAGAGGGCGGTATTCGAATTTATCTATCCCGAAAAGAATAA
- a CDS encoding energy-coupling factor ABC transporter ATP-binding protein yields the protein MLIELKKVSVIFEEKTDVEKVALKDINLSFSTDESILLIGNTGSGKTTLIYLLDLLIKPSKGFLLYDGKDPFFYPYEFRKRFGVAFQIPERQFFSETVEEEITYAAKNFGVPFTQEDIEKVLELVGLRKNILKQSPFKLSGGEQRKVAIASILLHKPEFLIFDEPTAGLDLKGVLSVREILKKFKNSGKGFLVATHEPELFEDLCDRKIVLKSGTILEDVRSSVAHT from the coding sequence GTGCTTATAGAGTTAAAGAAGGTTTCTGTTATTTTTGAAGAGAAAACAGATGTTGAAAAAGTGGCACTTAAAGACATAAATCTATCTTTTTCAACAGATGAGAGCATCTTGCTTATTGGTAATACAGGCTCCGGAAAGACAACGCTTATATATTTGCTGGACTTGCTTATAAAGCCTTCTAAGGGCTTTTTACTTTACGACGGTAAGGACCCTTTCTTTTACCCATACGAGTTCCGTAAAAGATTTGGAGTGGCTTTCCAGATACCGGAAAGACAGTTTTTTAGCGAAACTGTTGAAGAAGAAATTACTTACGCTGCAAAGAACTTTGGTGTTCCATTCACCCAGGAAGATATTGAGAAAGTGCTTGAACTTGTAGGGTTAAGAAAAAATATACTTAAGCAATCTCCTTTCAAGTTATCTGGTGGTGAGCAGAGGAAGGTAGCGATTGCATCCATTTTGTTACATAAACCGGAATTCCTCATCTTTGATGAACCAACTGCCGGATTAGACTTGAAAGGTGTCCTTTCGGTTAGAGAAATTCTTAAGAAATTCAAAAACAGTGGCAAGGGTTTTCTTGTTGCAACTCATGAACCAGAGTTATTTGAAGATTTGTGCGATAGAAAAATAGTCTTGAAAAGCGGTACTATTTTGGAAGATGTGAGGTCATCAGTAGCCCACACTTAA
- a CDS encoding type II secretion system F family protein has translation MCLVFEYKGIDRSGKKLKGIVQADSIKEALDKLKEQGILVTDIVEKSEKRVSVRTSAGPVSPGRNVAKKRTVFQVKLKDIVLFARQLETMISAGLRLVDAIMTLSEQEVLSKKFRNILREVAADMKGGMSFSDALERQGVFDSIFINMVRAGEEGGVLDVTMKKIANYYEGMNRLREQVKSSMAYPMFILGFAVAVVIVISVFILPKLISVFGTTPQGGVLGMLMKLNYIFTKKWYILLPIVVVIGVGLKFFLDTVYGAYLKEFIGGLIPPIRKLRLKMANERFTRTLGVLIGSGVPMVNALDMAAKASNNPRFMAIISKVIEEVKAGSNLKDSLKRTGIFPQIVYEMVGTGEQTGKLDVVMEKVADFYEEEILADTKKLVSLIEPMMIAFVGLFIAFIAFTMYSTIFQMQSQFGR, from the coding sequence GTGTGTTTGGTATTTGAGTATAAAGGTATAGATCGAAGTGGAAAAAAGCTGAAAGGAATTGTTCAAGCGGATAGTATAAAAGAAGCATTGGACAAACTTAAGGAACAAGGTATTTTGGTCACCGATATTGTGGAAAAAAGTGAAAAAAGGGTATCTGTAAGGACGTCCGCGGGGCCTGTCTCACCTGGACGCAATGTAGCTAAAAAAAGAACAGTTTTCCAAGTGAAGCTGAAAGATATTGTTCTTTTCGCAAGACAGTTGGAAACAATGATAAGTGCAGGTTTGAGACTTGTTGATGCGATAATGACACTTTCAGAACAAGAGGTGCTCTCAAAAAAATTCAGAAATATACTTAGAGAAGTCGCAGCGGACATGAAAGGAGGTATGTCCTTTTCCGACGCGCTTGAAAGACAAGGAGTGTTTGACTCTATCTTTATAAACATGGTGCGTGCAGGTGAAGAAGGCGGTGTATTAGATGTTACTATGAAAAAAATCGCAAACTATTACGAAGGAATGAACAGATTAAGAGAACAAGTAAAATCATCCATGGCGTATCCAATGTTTATCTTAGGTTTTGCTGTAGCCGTCGTTATTGTGATTTCTGTTTTCATTTTGCCTAAGCTTATCTCTGTCTTTGGTACAACGCCCCAAGGAGGGGTTTTAGGGATGCTTATGAAATTGAACTACATCTTCACCAAAAAATGGTACATATTGTTGCCTATTGTTGTAGTAATTGGTGTTGGATTGAAATTCTTCTTAGATACAGTATACGGTGCGTATTTGAAAGAATTCATAGGAGGATTAATTCCTCCGATAAGAAAGCTGAGGCTCAAGATGGCTAACGAAAGATTTACAAGAACACTCGGAGTTCTCATCGGAAGTGGAGTTCCAATGGTTAATGCGTTAGATATGGCTGCTAAGGCTTCTAATAATCCGAGGTTTATGGCAATAATATCCAAGGTTATTGAAGAAGTCAAAGCAGGAAGTAACTTAAAAGATAGTCTGAAGCGAACAGGCATCTTTCCACAAATTGTGTACGAAATGGTTGGGACCGGTGAACAAACAGGTAAACTCGATGTTGTCATGGAAAAGGTCGCCGATTTCTATGAGGAAGAAATACTGGCTGATACAAAGAAGCTCGTTAGTCTTATCGAGCCAATGATGATTGCGTTTGTTGGTTTGTTTATTGCTTTCATCGCTTTTACAATGTACTCAACGATATTCCAAATGCAAAGCCAGTTTGGGCGATAA
- the amrB gene encoding AmmeMemoRadiSam system protein B: MNRRPVVAGKFYPGTPNQLTSMCEAFLGSEKPKNRLEKPLGLILPHAGYIYSGKTAGLGIKKAVEFGKPSNIIILGPNHTGYGASVSVWKEGEWFVPNGSVRVNSIIAEEIIDGKIIEEDESAHLYEHSIEVQLPLLIHAFGEFQIVPICMMDQRLTKARFIAERIRKILEKYPDTLVVASSDFNHYDPHELTMKKDEIAITRIISNDLEGLYEDLKKYDITMCGPGPVAVVRSLFENAELVYHTTSAEFSQDFSYTVGYASFILW; the protein is encoded by the coding sequence ATGAACAGAAGACCTGTGGTTGCTGGAAAATTTTATCCTGGAACTCCAAATCAATTGACAAGCATGTGTGAAGCTTTTCTGGGAAGTGAAAAACCGAAAAATCGTCTTGAAAAACCATTAGGTCTTATCTTACCGCATGCTGGGTACATATACAGCGGAAAAACCGCAGGATTGGGTATTAAAAAAGCTGTTGAATTTGGTAAGCCAAGTAACATAATCATTCTAGGTCCTAATCACACAGGTTACGGTGCTTCGGTCTCTGTTTGGAAGGAAGGTGAGTGGTTCGTTCCAAATGGAAGTGTTAGGGTAAACTCTATAATAGCTGAGGAAATAATAGACGGAAAAATAATTGAAGAAGACGAAAGTGCCCATTTGTACGAGCACTCTATAGAAGTTCAACTACCGTTATTAATACACGCATTTGGTGAATTTCAAATAGTTCCCATCTGTATGATGGATCAACGACTCACTAAGGCCCGCTTTATTGCTGAAAGGATAAGAAAAATTCTTGAGAAATATCCAGATACATTAGTTGTTGCTTCTTCTGATTTCAACCATTATGATCCACATGAATTAACCATGAAAAAAGATGAGATTGCTATTACGAGAATAATTAGTAACGATTTGGAGGGTCTTTACGAAGATTTGAAAAAATACGACATAACCATGTGCGGTCCTGGACCTGTTGCGGTTGTTAGAAGTTTGTTTGAAAACGCCGAACTCGTATATCACACTACGAGTGCGGAGTTTTCGCAGGACTTTTCTTACACTGTTGGATATGCTTCTTTCATTTTGTGGTAA
- a CDS encoding large conductance mechanosensitive channel protein MscL, translating into MKKVFQEFSDFLKQYNVIGLAVAIIIGGKLNQLVTSLVNDLITPAILQPVLTKMHLGKIEEIQWHGIYWGRVISAALDFLIVALIVFFLVRAMNKAAEKAKLAAELAAKKLEEKVKREKD; encoded by the coding sequence ATGAAAAAGGTTTTCCAAGAGTTTTCTGACTTTTTAAAGCAGTACAACGTCATCGGACTTGCTGTAGCAATCATTATCGGTGGCAAACTCAACCAACTCGTTACCTCTCTTGTAAATGATCTGATCACTCCTGCCATTTTGCAACCTGTGCTCACTAAGATGCACCTTGGAAAAATTGAGGAAATTCAGTGGCACGGTATCTACTGGGGAAGGGTTATTTCTGCTGCTTTAGATTTTCTTATCGTTGCTTTGATAGTCTTCTTCCTTGTTAGAGCGATGAACAAAGCTGCTGAAAAAGCAAAATTAGCAGCAGAACTTGCAGCTAAAAAGCTTGAAGAAAAAGTAAAGAGGGAAAAAGATTAA
- the sufU gene encoding Fe-S cluster assembly sulfur transfer protein SufU has translation MIYSEFIMDYSKLKKFHGKIENAHKVEEGKNLSCGDEVTLYFLFDGDKIADVKFEGHGCAISQASTNVMIEQIIGKTKEEALQIMKNAENMMLGKEFDGNVLGPIVNFYDVKNYPMRVKCFLLPWKTLELALKSEG, from the coding sequence ATGATATATTCAGAATTCATAATGGACTATTCCAAGCTTAAAAAATTCCACGGAAAAATTGAGAACGCACACAAGGTCGAAGAAGGTAAGAATCTCTCATGCGGGGACGAAGTCACATTATATTTCCTTTTCGATGGTGATAAAATCGCTGATGTGAAATTTGAAGGACACGGGTGTGCAATAAGTCAGGCATCGACAAATGTAATGATCGAACAAATTATAGGAAAAACAAAAGAAGAGGCTCTGCAAATCATGAAAAATGCAGAAAATATGATGCTCGGCAAAGAATTTGACGGAAATGTTTTGGGACCTATTGTGAATTTTTACGACGTGAAGAATTACCCAATGAGGGTGAAGTGCTTCTTATTACCTTGGAAAACTTTGGAATTGGCACTTAAATCCGAAGGATAA
- a CDS encoding SufS family cysteine desulfurase, with protein MHSTVFSAEEFLKILEDFPVLKREVNGKRLVYLDNAASTLKSKSVIEKMTDFYLYHYSNIHRAVHTLATEATVAYEQAREKIAKFLNSSTEEVIFTSGTTMGINFLVNSLVRSGMLNSEDTVLLSQVEHHANLVPWVRLSKFYGFKVEYIEADDKGVITTDAILKAKLKNPKVVSITGQSNVTGQEMPLELIRETFKDSLLIVDGAQLVPHKRIDVEKLDIDFLVFSGHKMIAPTGIGVLYGKRELLESLEPFLYGGEMIDKVTFEDVTFNILPYKFEAGTQHIAGAVGFGYTIDYLESIGFDKIEKHVEELSKYLMEKLLELDFVEIYGPIDESHKSLVSFNVKGIHPHDVSHILDENFGVATRSGHHCAQPLMSVLARGSKIDFPNSTVRASVYFYNTKEDIDILIEGLKYIKRWFE; from the coding sequence ATGCACTCGACAGTGTTCTCGGCTGAAGAGTTTCTCAAAATACTTGAAGACTTTCCTGTGTTGAAAAGAGAGGTAAATGGAAAACGGTTAGTCTATCTGGATAATGCTGCAAGTACTCTTAAAAGCAAATCCGTCATCGAAAAGATGACGGATTTTTACCTTTACCACTACTCTAACATCCACAGAGCTGTGCATACGCTTGCGACTGAGGCAACAGTTGCATATGAACAAGCAAGAGAAAAAATAGCAAAATTCCTTAATTCAAGCACTGAAGAAGTTATTTTCACAAGTGGAACAACCATGGGAATAAACTTCTTAGTTAATTCACTTGTAAGAAGTGGTATGCTGAATTCCGAAGATACGGTTCTTTTGTCTCAAGTTGAACACCATGCAAATCTTGTTCCATGGGTAAGGCTTTCAAAGTTTTATGGCTTCAAGGTGGAATATATAGAAGCAGATGATAAAGGTGTCATTACAACGGATGCTATTCTAAAAGCGAAATTGAAAAATCCAAAAGTGGTTTCGATAACCGGTCAATCAAACGTTACAGGTCAAGAAATGCCATTGGAATTGATTAGGGAAACATTCAAAGACTCACTTCTCATAGTTGACGGTGCGCAACTTGTGCCCCACAAAAGAATTGATGTTGAAAAGCTAGATATAGATTTCTTAGTCTTTTCTGGTCACAAGATGATAGCTCCAACAGGCATTGGTGTCCTTTATGGGAAGAGAGAACTACTGGAAAGTTTAGAACCATTCCTGTACGGTGGAGAGATGATAGACAAGGTTACATTCGAGGATGTTACTTTCAATATCCTTCCGTACAAATTTGAGGCGGGAACACAACATATCGCAGGTGCCGTTGGATTTGGATACACGATAGATTATCTTGAAAGTATTGGATTTGACAAAATAGAAAAGCACGTTGAAGAACTGTCGAAATACTTGATGGAAAAATTATTAGAACTTGATTTTGTGGAAATCTACGGACCCATAGATGAATCCCACAAATCTTTGGTATCATTTAATGTGAAAGGAATCCATCCGCATGATGTATCTCACATACTTGATGAAAATTTTGGAGTTGCAACAAGGAGCGGACACCATTGCGCACAGCCACTGATGAGTGTATTAGCACGTGGTTCAAAGATAGATTTCCCAAATTCCACAGTTAGAGCGAGTGTGTATTTTTACAACACGAAGGAAGATATAGATATCCTAATCGAAGGATTAAAATATATAAAGAGGTGGTTTGAATGA
- a CDS encoding SufB/SufD family protein, with amino-acid sequence MNTMKIEKTLRLEHQNLRAIVPQRKTIDTEDYKVDDFKPSGNNLLDEWRIRRLSEYLTYKFPMWKRTGLKNLSLPNVLPYKGLEALDIEGLNLLETLDFEGADRKFVLFADVFSSSGEYIVVEDDTTIVVNDVGQIDNTLIDVRSGELNFVRIVERPFFIGNLRIKVRRNAKLNLYNLYLGTSKDDLLISNVFIDVENDSKTMVKDFYFGGKINVGYVGVRVNAENAYADVRPYYLGNEKTVIDILYLMRFYKPNSYGNVDAKGVLTDEAKVVFRGIMDILSGAKEVEAHQSNHATLMSLKAKVEAIPSLMVDENDVVASHAASSSPIDENMVFYLMSRGIPKEDAQKMIVRGVFETLKDELKRYNLEGVVEHALDSVLG; translated from the coding sequence ATGAACACTATGAAAATAGAAAAGACCTTAAGATTGGAGCATCAAAATCTACGAGCCATTGTTCCTCAAAGAAAGACAATAGATACTGAAGATTACAAGGTTGATGATTTCAAACCTAGTGGGAATAATCTACTTGATGAATGGAGAATAAGAAGACTTTCTGAATACCTAACCTATAAGTTCCCCATGTGGAAAAGGACAGGTTTAAAGAACCTTTCATTGCCAAATGTTTTACCATACAAAGGCTTGGAAGCACTGGATATCGAGGGGTTGAACTTACTAGAGACGCTTGACTTCGAGGGAGCTGACAGGAAATTTGTCCTGTTTGCAGATGTCTTTTCTTCGAGTGGAGAATATATCGTTGTAGAAGACGATACAACGATTGTTGTCAACGACGTTGGCCAAATTGACAACACACTAATTGATGTAAGAAGTGGAGAGTTAAATTTTGTCCGAATCGTTGAGCGTCCATTTTTCATCGGTAATCTTAGAATAAAAGTGAGAAGAAACGCAAAACTTAATCTATACAACCTCTATTTGGGAACTTCTAAAGACGACTTGCTAATTTCAAATGTTTTCATAGACGTCGAAAATGATTCAAAAACAATGGTTAAAGATTTCTACTTTGGTGGTAAAATAAATGTAGGGTACGTTGGTGTGCGAGTTAACGCAGAAAATGCATACGCCGACGTACGCCCGTACTATCTTGGTAATGAAAAAACAGTTATCGATATACTGTACCTCATGAGATTTTATAAACCAAACAGCTATGGAAATGTTGATGCAAAGGGCGTACTTACAGACGAAGCAAAGGTAGTTTTCAGAGGTATAATGGATATTCTAAGCGGTGCAAAAGAAGTGGAAGCCCATCAAAGTAACCATGCCACTTTGATGTCGCTTAAAGCAAAAGTTGAGGCAATACCAAGTCTCATGGTTGATGAAAACGATGTCGTCGCATCACATGCGGCAAGTAGTTCTCCAATAGATGAGAACATGGTTTTTTACCTGATGAGCAGAGGTATACCCAAAGAAGACGCTCAAAAGATGATTGTTCGCGGGGTCTTTGAGACACTGAAAGATGAACTAAAACGATACAATCTGGAAGGGGTCGTTGAGCATGCACTCGACAGTGTTCTCGGCTGA
- the sufB gene encoding Fe-S cluster assembly protein SufB, whose amino-acid sequence MSDLHELLYELKKREDFEIKVNVKPAIKLPAGLNKKLIYEISEAKNEPAWMTEHRIKSFEIFEKWHEPDWGVSREELDLSKIVPYVKPNAKKTTTWEEVPEEIKQAFDKLGIPEAERKYLAGVGAQFDSEMIYKNIKEELKKLGVIFTDIETAVREYPDLVKEYFMKLVPPTDNKYAALHGALWSGGTFLYVPKGVKVPLPLQSYFLFGNPGGGQFEHTVIIADEGSEVTYIEGCTAPKYDVVNLHVGTVEVYVKKGAKMKYLTMQNWSKNMFNLEIKRAIAEDDAVMTWVSGSFGSYKTMVYPATILKGDNSVSENVSISFAGPGQHIDTGSKVIHIGKNTRSTVDARSISIGGGWSFYRGLLKIMESAKGSKASVSCTGLMIDNKSKSDTVPIIEVYNTDSDVGHEAKIGRIKDEQIFYLMSRGLSELEAKGLIVKGFIQPVVQELPFEYAIELNRLVDMEIESSIG is encoded by the coding sequence ATGAGCGACCTCCATGAACTTTTGTATGAACTAAAAAAGCGCGAAGATTTTGAAATAAAAGTAAATGTCAAACCAGCGATAAAACTGCCAGCAGGATTGAATAAAAAGCTCATATATGAAATATCAGAAGCAAAAAACGAACCTGCTTGGATGACTGAACATAGGATTAAATCTTTTGAGATTTTCGAAAAATGGCACGAACCTGACTGGGGTGTTAGCCGTGAAGAATTGGACTTATCAAAGATAGTTCCATATGTAAAACCCAATGCTAAAAAAACAACTACATGGGAAGAAGTACCTGAAGAAATCAAACAAGCGTTCGACAAACTTGGTATACCGGAAGCAGAGAGGAAATACTTAGCAGGAGTCGGTGCTCAATTTGATTCTGAGATGATATATAAAAACATCAAAGAAGAATTGAAAAAACTTGGAGTTATATTCACAGACATTGAAACCGCTGTTAGGGAATATCCTGACCTTGTCAAAGAATACTTCATGAAACTCGTTCCTCCAACGGATAACAAATACGCTGCACTCCACGGAGCACTCTGGAGCGGTGGAACTTTTCTCTACGTTCCGAAAGGTGTAAAGGTTCCTCTGCCTTTGCAGTCTTACTTCCTTTTTGGTAACCCCGGTGGTGGGCAATTTGAACACACGGTTATAATTGCTGATGAAGGTAGCGAGGTAACTTATATAGAAGGCTGTACGGCCCCAAAATATGATGTTGTAAATTTGCACGTCGGAACGGTCGAAGTGTACGTCAAAAAAGGAGCAAAGATGAAATACTTAACAATGCAAAACTGGAGCAAGAACATGTTCAACCTTGAAATCAAACGTGCAATAGCGGAAGACGATGCAGTTATGACTTGGGTATCAGGTTCGTTTGGTAGTTACAAAACGATGGTTTACCCTGCAACAATACTCAAAGGTGACAATTCCGTTTCTGAAAATGTCTCAATTTCGTTTGCAGGACCTGGACAACATATTGATACTGGTTCAAAGGTAATTCACATAGGAAAGAATACACGTTCTACGGTAGATGCAAGAAGTATAAGCATTGGTGGGGGCTGGTCTTTCTACAGAGGTCTGCTCAAAATTATGGAAAGCGCAAAAGGTTCAAAAGCAAGTGTTAGCTGTACAGGTCTTATGATAGACAACAAATCAAAAAGTGACACAGTTCCAATAATCGAAGTTTACAACACAGACTCCGATGTGGGACATGAAGCGAAGATAGGAAGAATCAAGGATGAGCAGATTTTCTATCTTATGAGCAGAGGACTAAGTGAATTGGAAGCAAAAGGACTTATCGTTAAGGGGTTCATACAACCAGTTGTCCAAGAACTTCCATTTGAATACGCAATAGAATTGAACAGGCTTGTTGATATGGAAATTGAATCCTCGATAGGTTAA